A stretch of the Bacillus licheniformis DSM 13 = ATCC 14580 genome encodes the following:
- the ybeY gene encoding rRNA maturation RNase YbeY: MSLILDITDETGRVPEDRLAEIEKLLQFAAAEEGVADGAEVSVTIVNNEEIQKINKEYRGKDYPTDVISFALEEDGEGEVEIIGADMPPVLGDIIISVDKAREQAEEYGHSLMRELGFLTVHGFLHLLGYDHMTEEEEKEMFTKQKEILNRYGLSRSS, from the coding sequence ATGAGTTTAATTCTAGATATCACAGACGAGACCGGACGCGTCCCTGAAGACCGGCTTGCTGAAATTGAAAAGCTTCTTCAATTCGCAGCGGCGGAGGAAGGCGTCGCAGACGGCGCCGAAGTCTCGGTTACGATCGTCAACAATGAAGAGATACAAAAAATCAACAAAGAGTACAGAGGCAAAGATTACCCGACTGACGTCATTTCATTTGCCCTCGAAGAAGACGGCGAAGGAGAGGTTGAAATTATCGGCGCTGATATGCCGCCCGTTCTCGGAGATATCATCATCAGCGTCGATAAAGCCCGGGAACAGGCCGAAGAATACGGACATTCACTGATGAGGGAGCTGGGTTTTCTGACGGTTCACGGCTTTTTGCACCTCCTCGGCTATGACCATATGACAGAGGAAGAAGAAAAAGAGATGTTCACTAAGCAAAAGGAAATTTTGAATCGATATGGGCTCTCAAGATCCTCATAA